A single region of the Saprospiraceae bacterium genome encodes:
- a CDS encoding sulfatase, which translates to MQKNSWSAFLCKGNSEDGNRKPFSPFRLPALRLLLVLSTWLYGQSTAAQDAHPNIIFIAIDDMNDWAGFLNTHPQVQTPHMDSLAAKGINFTNAHCPAPLCGPSRSAILSGVWPTTNGVYTNEVNYRKDLSGWVSLPEHFRQNGYYVMGAGKIFHAGGNNMPQAAFDEYGGKGAASAPFAGQELSIKNQQPFHEVTKNGKTFLLPLNGIPADRYWSNSHTFDWGAVDLPDTLFADTQTANWAIDKLQQQQDKPFFLAVGFARPHQPLFNPKRFHDRYPLSSIAMPVTIDNDLDDVPRAGREIALAAATSGLHKSVEAYGEWEHAVSSYLAAISYVDELVGNIMQALKASRYADNTIVVLWSDHGWHLGEKEHWGKGTGWFRATRVPFIIVPSKRHSHPNFQPNIPCDRMVNLLDLAPTLAELSNIPLRQEWEGNSLVPLIQNPAETWQAYTHTTFGYGNHSITTPRWQYLHYFDGTAELYDLQLDPEEFTNLANEPKYAEIKRLLHTWLPKEPQWKHFIRYHNFKALVPADGSPLRLYNLAYQDQVNEQQDVATAYPQVVAKIEGWLATQQPAGKYLWME; encoded by the coding sequence ATGCAAAAAAACAGTTGGTCTGCTTTTCTGTGCAAGGGGAACTCGGAAGACGGAAATCGGAAGCCTTTTTCCCCCTTCCGCCTTCCCGCTTTGCGTCTTTTGCTTGTCCTGAGCACTTGGCTTTATGGACAATCGACTGCCGCTCAGGATGCCCATCCCAATATCATCTTCATTGCCATCGATGATATGAACGATTGGGCGGGATTTTTAAATACCCATCCACAGGTGCAGACCCCACACATGGACAGCCTGGCTGCTAAGGGGATCAATTTCACGAATGCCCATTGCCCTGCTCCCTTATGCGGCCCCTCGCGGAGCGCCATTCTAAGCGGCGTATGGCCCACCACCAACGGCGTATACACCAACGAGGTCAATTACCGGAAAGACCTCTCAGGCTGGGTCAGTTTGCCGGAACATTTTCGCCAAAATGGTTATTATGTGATGGGCGCTGGAAAAATATTTCATGCTGGCGGCAACAACATGCCCCAAGCAGCCTTCGATGAATATGGAGGCAAGGGCGCCGCCTCCGCGCCTTTTGCAGGGCAGGAATTGAGTATCAAAAATCAGCAGCCCTTCCACGAAGTGACCAAAAACGGAAAAACATTTTTACTCCCTCTCAATGGCATCCCTGCCGATCGGTATTGGAGCAACAGCCATACCTTTGATTGGGGAGCCGTGGACCTGCCAGACACTTTATTTGCCGATACACAAACCGCCAATTGGGCCATCGATAAACTGCAACAACAGCAGGACAAGCCTTTTTTCCTGGCAGTGGGTTTTGCTCGTCCTCATCAGCCACTTTTTAACCCCAAACGCTTTCATGACCGCTACCCTTTGTCGTCCATTGCGATGCCAGTGACCATCGACAATGACCTGGACGATGTGCCCAGAGCGGGGAGGGAAATTGCCCTGGCGGCAGCCACCTCCGGCCTGCATAAAAGCGTGGAAGCTTATGGAGAATGGGAACATGCCGTCTCCTCCTACCTCGCTGCGATTTCTTATGTAGATGAGTTGGTGGGAAATATCATGCAGGCCTTGAAAGCAAGCAGGTATGCCGATAATACCATTGTCGTTTTGTGGTCGGATCATGGTTGGCATTTAGGAGAAAAAGAACATTGGGGGAAAGGAACGGGCTGGTTCCGCGCCACACGTGTCCCTTTTATAATTGTACCTTCCAAACGGCATTCCCATCCAAATTTCCAGCCTAATATCCCTTGTGACCGAATGGTTAACTTATTGGACCTGGCACCAACACTAGCGGAACTATCCAATATCCCACTTCGACAGGAATGGGAAGGAAATAGCTTGGTTCCTTTAATTCAAAACCCCGCAGAAACCTGGCAGGCCTACACCCACACTACTTTTGGTTATGGCAATCATAGCATCACTACCCCCCGCTGGCAATACTTGCACTACTTTGATGGGACCGCCGAACTATATGACCTCCAACTGGACCCAGAAGAATTCACCAATCTGGCAAATGAACCGAAATATGCCGAAATCAAAAGGCTATTGCATACCTGGCTACCCAAAGAACCCCAATGGAAACATTTTATTCGATATCACAACTTCAAAGCCTTGGTCCCAGCCGATGGTTCCCCCCTTCGCTTATACAACCTGGCCTACCAGGACCAGGTCAATGAGCAACAGGATGTGGCCACCGCTTATCCTCAGGTCGTGGCCAAAATTGAGGGCTGGCTGGCGACGCAACAGCCAGCCGGGAAGTATCTTTGGATGGAGTGA
- a CDS encoding DUF1961 family protein translates to MMLKTFTLCLLLSFGLTASGQEASPVEKGDLLYENAFSSPKLVEDWTMEGPGQTAFKAGWMHLFSPDEESHHVFWCPVDFPSSFVAEWELQNLETDAGLCIIFFAATGIHGEDIFDPSLKKRDGIFSKYTKSDLNNYHISYYANADGNNRDTSHLRKNAGFHIVQSGEMGIPITSTAIHRVRLEKRANQILMFIDDRKIIDWTDDGQTYGKALKGGKIGFRQMKWTHFRYRNFKVWELKKTPPTAAAGWVRHTIDASSSGADGVKLADINRDGRPDIVTGWEEGGLTKLYLNPGAKKVKKEWPAVVVGHTPNVEDAVFADIDNDGRLDIVSCTENGSEKIYIQKRPKKKFLKAEKWTQEVLPASDGRMMWMYAEPLQIDGQFGSDLLAAGKGEKGQLGWFEAPAMPSDLSQWKWHSITPVGWVMSILIRDMDSDGDMDVILTDRRDNLQACRWLENPGKGPAQKMPWKNHVIGAKGLEVMFMAMADLDGDGKEEAVVAERTNQTIRIYRRQDKAGLTWQEQIISLPKQTGSAKSVEVGDINGDGRQDLVISTNTNGLDLDGIIWLDGKDSGKDVLDADFQSISGAHHAKNDKVELIDLDNDGDLDVLICEENYGLNSEGLGVIWYENKLKEP, encoded by the coding sequence ATGATGCTGAAGACCTTTACACTCTGTTTGCTGCTTAGCTTTGGCCTAACAGCTTCAGGTCAGGAGGCAAGCCCTGTTGAAAAAGGAGACTTGCTATACGAAAATGCCTTTTCTTCGCCCAAACTGGTTGAAGACTGGACCATGGAAGGGCCGGGCCAAACGGCCTTCAAAGCGGGCTGGATGCACCTCTTTTCACCCGATGAAGAAAGTCACCATGTCTTTTGGTGCCCCGTGGATTTCCCTAGTAGTTTTGTGGCAGAATGGGAGTTGCAAAACCTAGAGACAGATGCCGGATTGTGTATTATCTTTTTTGCCGCAACAGGTATCCATGGCGAAGATATTTTTGATCCAAGCTTAAAAAAGAGGGACGGTATTTTTAGCAAATACACCAAGAGCGATTTAAATAATTACCACATCTCTTATTATGCCAATGCCGACGGAAATAACCGGGACACCTCCCACTTGAGGAAAAATGCCGGCTTCCACATCGTACAATCTGGTGAAATGGGCATTCCGATTACTTCTACCGCCATCCATAGAGTGAGATTGGAAAAGCGCGCCAATCAGATTTTAATGTTTATTGACGATCGAAAGATCATTGATTGGACGGATGACGGACAGACCTACGGCAAGGCCTTGAAAGGAGGGAAAATAGGCTTTCGGCAAATGAAGTGGACCCATTTCAGGTATCGGAATTTCAAGGTATGGGAATTGAAAAAAACGCCTCCAACAGCCGCAGCGGGCTGGGTCAGACATACCATTGATGCCTCCTCCAGCGGCGCAGATGGCGTTAAATTGGCGGATATCAATAGGGATGGAAGACCGGACATAGTAACAGGTTGGGAAGAAGGGGGCCTCACCAAACTATACCTGAACCCAGGTGCAAAGAAGGTCAAAAAGGAATGGCCCGCTGTCGTAGTAGGTCATACCCCTAATGTTGAAGACGCTGTCTTTGCCGATATAGACAATGACGGGCGCCTGGATATTGTTAGTTGTACCGAAAACGGATCAGAAAAAATCTATATTCAAAAGAGGCCCAAGAAAAAGTTCTTAAAAGCTGAAAAATGGACGCAAGAAGTATTGCCTGCTTCGGATGGCCGGATGATGTGGATGTATGCAGAACCCCTTCAGATTGATGGTCAGTTTGGATCAGATTTATTAGCGGCAGGCAAAGGAGAAAAAGGACAATTGGGGTGGTTTGAGGCTCCCGCTATGCCCAGCGATTTGAGCCAATGGAAATGGCACAGTATTACCCCCGTGGGGTGGGTCATGTCCATCCTGATCAGAGATATGGATAGCGATGGGGATATGGATGTGATCCTTACCGACCGAAGGGATAACTTGCAAGCCTGCCGATGGCTCGAAAATCCAGGAAAAGGCCCTGCACAAAAAATGCCCTGGAAGAACCATGTCATCGGCGCCAAAGGGTTGGAAGTCATGTTTATGGCGATGGCCGATTTGGATGGTGATGGAAAAGAAGAAGCCGTCGTGGCCGAACGGACCAATCAAACGATTCGAATCTACAGACGCCAGGACAAAGCGGGGTTAACCTGGCAGGAACAAATCATTTCGCTACCCAAACAGACAGGCTCAGCCAAATCTGTCGAGGTAGGCGATATCAACGGTGACGGTCGCCAAGATCTGGTGATCAGCACCAATACCAATGGCCTCGATTTAGATGGCATCATTTGGCTGGATGGCAAAGACTCAGGAAAAGATGTTCTTGATGCTGATTTCCAATCTATCTCCGGCGCCCACCACGCCAAAAATGATAAAGTAGAATTGATCGACCTGGATAACGATGGCGACCTGGATGTCTTAATCTGCGAAGAAAATTATGGTTTAAATAGCGAAGGCCTGGGCGTGATCTGGTATGAGAATAAATTGAAGGAACCATAG
- a CDS encoding SGNH/GDSL hydrolase family protein: MHTKKIPLFLLRYVIFLSFTLSLDAQTLAIFGSSVANGTGDMEGTGGYAGRIAKLMEAKGWKVVNVSKGGDNTTKITPRIHKDLFPTKPDYVILGLSLGNEGIRSNDPIEQARVFEKYRAGVLRLIDSIQVAGAKPIIMNCYAHGWFSLDHYRHTQEMNKWINQLPYPSVNVLGALDNGAGNWPEGYENDPWHPNAAGHAEMYLAFVPSLLEAMAAGKVTPKRALGDDYTTLKNKAKGLAPVVLDIDQTMHSFSTSFEFKDASDGVLLSIIGDQSNVHLSVKEGTLSYQSSNAARPATVAYDAKVWNCLTIAHRYATKETLLFLNGQQIARLREQISPQQIILGGDEQLDRANSVGTVDVRHWTVHRSALNAEEAKALYYHQFIQSSLEVYIPFGQSLQNEAQSLTKVKINQASLSLSVEK; this comes from the coding sequence ATGCACACCAAGAAAATCCCTCTATTCCTATTGCGGTATGTTATATTCCTATCATTCACCCTCTCGCTGGATGCCCAAACCCTAGCCATCTTTGGCTCCTCAGTCGCCAATGGTACCGGAGATATGGAAGGAACAGGCGGCTATGCCGGCCGCATCGCCAAACTCATGGAAGCCAAAGGCTGGAAGGTAGTCAATGTCTCAAAAGGAGGAGACAATACCACCAAGATCACCCCTAGAATTCACAAAGATTTATTCCCAACTAAGCCAGATTACGTCATCCTCGGTTTGTCCCTTGGCAATGAAGGTATTCGATCCAATGATCCAATTGAACAGGCGCGTGTTTTTGAAAAATACCGGGCGGGAGTCTTGCGATTGATAGATAGTATCCAGGTGGCCGGCGCTAAACCCATCATTATGAATTGTTACGCCCACGGCTGGTTTTCGCTTGACCACTATCGGCATACCCAGGAAATGAATAAATGGATCAACCAACTGCCCTACCCTAGCGTCAATGTGTTGGGCGCCCTCGACAATGGCGCTGGCAATTGGCCCGAAGGCTACGAAAACGATCCCTGGCATCCCAATGCCGCTGGGCATGCGGAAATGTACCTCGCCTTTGTTCCCAGCCTTTTGGAGGCAATGGCGGCAGGCAAAGTGACACCCAAGCGAGCCTTGGGAGACGATTATACCACGCTTAAAAATAAAGCAAAAGGGTTGGCACCCGTCGTCCTCGACATTGACCAAACCATGCATTCCTTCTCTACTAGTTTCGAATTTAAAGATGCGAGTGATGGGGTCTTACTGAGTATCATTGGCGACCAATCCAATGTCCATCTGTCGGTCAAGGAAGGGACCCTAAGCTACCAGTCATCTAATGCAGCAAGGCCTGCTACGGTGGCCTATGATGCCAAAGTCTGGAATTGCCTCACGATTGCTCATCGCTACGCCACCAAGGAAACCCTTCTATTCTTAAATGGACAACAGATTGCTAGATTACGAGAACAAATAAGCCCACAACAAATCATTCTGGGTGGCGATGAGCAATTGGATCGCGCCAATTCAGTCGGAACCGTAGATGTCAGGCATTGGACGGTCCATCGGTCCGCCTTGAATGCGGAAGAAGCCAAAGCGCTGTATTATCATCAATTTATCCAGTCTAGCTTAGAAGTTTACATCCCCTTTGGACAATCCCTACAAAATGAAGCGCAAAGTTTGACCAAAGTAAAAATCAATCAAGCTAGTTTGAGTTTAAGTGTGGAGAAATAA
- a CDS encoding sialate O-acetylesterase, giving the protein MNQNNHKSKLILFFLLLPILAFTQAKQTPQGLDLYLVIGQSNMAGRAEIRDQEQAPLTNVYLFTGEATNPWTEATNPLNRYSTIRKEISMQRLSPAYTFAKNMVASRKKAMGLVMNARGGTQIVQWLPGTHYYAEAVKQTKAALKYGTLKGIIWHQGEGDADSIRTNLYLGRLEILINAFREEFGNPELPFVAGQLSEDRERRIPLNKALKGLPDFIPHTGIATADGTTTMEGTHFDSDSQNLLGERYAAEMLRLLTAIEKVDKDFNYLFEKGMSGYQCFRIPAIIQSKQGTLLAFAEARKGSCSDTGDIDLVMRRSTDNGKTWSALSVIWDDGENVCGNPVPVVEQESGRICLLLTWNLGSDHERDIIAQTSKDTRRVYVTQSEDDGLNWATPKEITASTKKDNWTWYATGPGHGIQLSKKSKHKGRLIIPCDHIEANTKHYYSHSIYSDDKGQTWQLGGSTPQHQVNECTAVELSNGDLMLNMRNYDRNHKNRKVSISKDGGLTWSSLENDDTLIEPICQASMLSNHKKGKQHALFFSNPASQEGRVNMTLRQSKDNGKTWPKAIVIHAGPSAYSDLVMLNDHQIGILYEGGVDSPYEGIAFEVVRVEVFEK; this is encoded by the coding sequence ATGAATCAGAACAACCATAAATCCAAACTTATCCTATTCTTTCTGCTCCTCCCCATCCTGGCCTTTACCCAGGCAAAACAAACACCCCAAGGGCTCGACCTCTACCTCGTCATCGGGCAATCCAACATGGCTGGGCGGGCTGAAATAAGAGACCAAGAACAGGCGCCACTCACAAACGTCTATCTATTCACCGGAGAGGCTACCAATCCTTGGACCGAAGCCACCAATCCTTTAAATCGCTATTCCACGATCCGCAAAGAGATAAGCATGCAAAGGCTCAGTCCGGCCTACACCTTTGCAAAAAACATGGTTGCTTCGCGCAAAAAAGCCATGGGGCTGGTGATGAATGCACGTGGCGGAACGCAAATCGTACAATGGCTGCCAGGTACGCATTATTATGCCGAAGCGGTCAAACAAACCAAAGCTGCACTAAAATACGGCACCCTCAAAGGAATCATCTGGCACCAGGGAGAAGGCGATGCCGATTCCATTCGAACGAATCTCTACCTGGGTCGCCTGGAAATATTGATCAACGCTTTTCGGGAAGAATTTGGCAACCCGGAATTGCCCTTTGTCGCTGGTCAATTATCGGAAGACAGGGAGCGGCGGATTCCGCTAAACAAGGCGCTCAAAGGTTTGCCTGATTTTATTCCGCATACCGGAATAGCTACCGCCGACGGAACCACCACCATGGAGGGCACTCATTTTGATTCGGACAGTCAAAACTTGTTGGGAGAACGCTATGCCGCTGAAATGCTGCGCCTGTTAACAGCCATAGAAAAAGTTGATAAGGACTTCAACTATCTTTTTGAGAAAGGGATGAGTGGGTATCAATGTTTCCGTATTCCCGCTATTATTCAATCCAAACAGGGTACGCTTCTAGCCTTTGCTGAAGCCCGAAAGGGGTCCTGCTCAGATACCGGAGACATTGATTTGGTGATGAGGAGGAGTACTGATAATGGTAAAACATGGAGCGCACTGTCCGTCATTTGGGACGATGGGGAAAATGTCTGCGGAAACCCCGTGCCTGTCGTTGAGCAGGAGAGCGGCCGCATCTGTTTATTGCTAACCTGGAACCTGGGCTCCGACCACGAAAGGGATATCATTGCCCAAACGAGTAAAGATACCAGACGCGTATATGTGACCCAATCTGAGGATGACGGGCTGAACTGGGCAACACCCAAGGAGATTACCGCTAGCACCAAAAAGGACAATTGGACCTGGTATGCCACCGGCCCTGGCCACGGCATTCAGCTATCCAAAAAATCAAAGCACAAGGGTCGACTGATTATCCCTTGCGATCATATTGAAGCCAATACCAAGCATTATTACTCCCATTCGATCTACTCAGATGACAAAGGGCAAACCTGGCAATTGGGTGGCAGCACGCCACAGCACCAGGTCAACGAATGCACCGCCGTCGAACTTAGCAACGGCGACCTGATGCTCAACATGCGAAATTACGACCGAAACCATAAAAACAGGAAAGTCTCCATCAGTAAAGACGGCGGCTTGACCTGGTCCAGCCTCGAAAATGACGATACCTTAATCGAACCTATTTGCCAGGCCAGCATGCTTTCTAACCATAAAAAAGGAAAACAGCATGCCTTATTCTTTTCCAATCCCGCCAGTCAGGAAGGGCGCGTCAATATGACCCTACGACAAAGTAAGGACAATGGGAAAACCTGGCCAAAGGCCATCGTCATCCACGCCGGCCCTTCGGCCTACTCCGATCTGGTGATGCTCAATGACCATCAAATCGGAATCCTATATGAAGGAGGGGTAGATTCGCCTTATGAAGGGATTGCGTTTGAGGTTGTTAGAGTGGAGGTTTTTGAAAAATAG
- a CDS encoding TonB-dependent receptor, which yields MKNQPTLKSKPLDALRRYACLTTLLLFSTVFSSALFAQQLTVSGTVTSADNEPLIGATITVMGTSSGTITDIDGKYSIATDGAATLVYSYTGFASQEVAVNNRTQIDISLAVDSEILDEVVVVGYGTQRKATLTGSVAAIGGTELEKSLSPNLGAALAGKVAGLYIDTRTAEPGADDPAIRVRGTNTFNNSSALIVIDGIPNRAGGLTRINPADIESISVLKDASAAIYGARAANGVILITTKRGKSGRPSVQVTTNFGTQSFTRVPEMLTGAEYMDLVNLLNVYKLPTNEWDAANKVRGTPFTRPNGEVLNPTYPTDRIENTRAGTDKWNYPDTDWFEEVSSKNAPTQRQNLQISGGTDQVSYLASFGYLTQGINFKNSPKGFSQFDLRLNLDAKINQYLSFDVGLYSRQEENYSSTRGNPIPDLIRQYPWFPAYWPTGEFGPDIENGNNPAIRVTDLPGYNDNSRNYVQSNMGLTLKIPGIEGLQVRANVSYDKFNHDFKQWNRPWVLYTWDGVNKNSSGLTAAQRGPGDPSLTQDHTTLTDITATVNATYEKTLGDHYFKVLGGVTREESERSYTRAFKRFFLSNDLAQLSFGGNDGQFSAGTGLETARLNYYGRLNYSYKFKYLIEGLFRYDGSYLFPPDSRYGFFPGMSVGWVASEEPFFKNALPFLDYFKLRASWGQLGNDNVNPFQYLASYGFSATGLETVVTTAYETKVPNPNITWETATSTNVGFDLEVLNNRLSLGFDVFKNTRKDILTLPNLTLPQYSGITPPAQNIGEFQNVGYELTLGLNGKTNAGLQYSFSFNFSNSDNKLVFVDEPLLADRPWQRETGGEIGRPLLYRFVGVFRSQAEIDAETLDYSGVTPLLKPGDARVEDISGNGKIGPEDRTRVGGSAFADTQFGFNTSLSFKNFDFNMYWAGATGGYNLYEWSFMSGTLANVQREVAERAWSIDNPNAPFPRLADRGDQWYSGQTDYALLTRDYIRMKSIEIGYNFDPAMIKRIGAQNLRISLSGTNLITITDFPFDPEILQGGSDVTNTRNASGGALNNGEGYPMLKTLVAGLRITF from the coding sequence ATGAAGAACCAACCTACACTTAAATCCAAGCCGCTAGACGCCCTGAGGCGCTATGCCTGTTTAACAACGCTGTTGTTATTCAGCACCGTGTTTTCTTCTGCTTTATTTGCTCAGCAATTGACTGTATCTGGTACGGTCACTTCGGCTGACAATGAACCGCTAATTGGTGCCACCATTACAGTTATGGGTACTTCATCAGGTACCATCACTGATATTGATGGCAAGTACTCCATAGCCACGGATGGAGCTGCAACTTTGGTTTATTCCTATACAGGATTTGCCAGCCAGGAAGTTGCCGTCAATAATAGGACGCAAATCGATATCTCCTTGGCTGTTGATTCTGAAATTCTGGATGAAGTTGTCGTGGTGGGATATGGTACGCAAAGAAAAGCGACCTTGACTGGCTCTGTCGCTGCGATTGGCGGAACGGAACTGGAAAAATCCCTTTCACCTAACTTAGGTGCCGCATTGGCTGGAAAAGTAGCAGGACTTTATATTGATACCCGAACAGCCGAGCCAGGTGCGGATGATCCTGCGATTAGGGTGAGGGGTACGAATACCTTTAATAACTCTTCCGCATTGATCGTTATCGATGGTATTCCTAATCGTGCTGGGGGCCTTACCAGGATTAACCCTGCTGATATTGAAAGTATCTCAGTATTGAAAGATGCCTCTGCGGCCATCTACGGTGCGCGTGCGGCAAATGGGGTAATCCTTATCACCACCAAACGTGGTAAATCTGGCCGTCCATCCGTGCAAGTGACCACCAACTTTGGTACGCAATCTTTTACCAGGGTCCCTGAAATGTTGACGGGCGCAGAATACATGGATTTGGTGAACCTGCTCAACGTTTATAAACTGCCAACCAATGAATGGGATGCTGCTAATAAGGTGCGAGGAACACCTTTTACTCGTCCTAATGGCGAAGTTTTAAATCCAACCTATCCCACAGATAGGATTGAGAACACTAGGGCTGGGACAGATAAATGGAATTATCCTGATACCGATTGGTTTGAGGAAGTTTCCAGCAAAAATGCCCCAACCCAGCGTCAGAACTTGCAAATATCTGGTGGAACGGATCAAGTTTCTTACCTCGCCTCTTTTGGATATTTGACACAAGGCATCAACTTTAAGAATTCACCTAAGGGTTTCTCACAGTTCGACCTTCGGCTAAATCTTGATGCAAAAATCAACCAATACCTGAGTTTTGATGTCGGATTATATTCCCGACAAGAAGAAAATTATTCTTCTACACGTGGTAACCCTATTCCTGATTTGATCAGACAATATCCTTGGTTTCCTGCCTACTGGCCTACCGGAGAATTTGGTCCTGATATTGAAAATGGTAATAATCCAGCTATTCGTGTGACCGATTTGCCGGGCTACAACGATAACAGCAGAAATTATGTTCAAAGTAATATGGGTTTAACCCTTAAGATTCCAGGTATAGAAGGACTGCAAGTCAGAGCGAATGTTTCTTATGATAAATTCAATCATGACTTTAAGCAATGGAACCGCCCCTGGGTACTTTACACCTGGGATGGCGTCAACAAAAACTCTTCCGGTTTAACTGCAGCTCAACGTGGTCCTGGAGATCCAAGTTTGACCCAAGACCATACTACCCTGACCGATATTACCGCTACGGTAAATGCTACTTATGAAAAGACCCTAGGCGATCATTACTTTAAAGTGCTGGGAGGGGTAACTCGCGAAGAATCAGAAAGAAGCTACACCAGAGCTTTCAAACGTTTTTTCTTGTCTAATGATTTAGCTCAATTAAGCTTTGGCGGTAATGATGGCCAGTTCAGTGCAGGAACAGGACTTGAAACTGCCCGATTGAACTATTATGGTCGTTTGAATTATTCCTACAAATTCAAATACTTGATTGAAGGGCTATTCCGCTATGATGGTTCTTACCTTTTCCCTCCAGATAGCCGCTACGGCTTTTTCCCTGGTATGTCAGTCGGATGGGTGGCCTCAGAGGAGCCCTTCTTCAAAAATGCCTTGCCCTTTTTGGATTACTTCAAGCTAAGGGCTTCTTGGGGGCAGTTGGGTAACGATAACGTTAATCCTTTTCAATACCTTGCCTCTTATGGTTTCTCAGCTACTGGTTTAGAAACAGTCGTTACGACAGCCTATGAAACCAAAGTACCCAACCCTAATATTACTTGGGAGACCGCTACTTCAACAAATGTCGGTTTCGATTTAGAGGTTTTAAATAACCGCTTGTCTTTGGGATTTGATGTATTCAAAAACACTAGGAAAGATATCCTAACGCTACCTAACCTTACCCTACCTCAATATAGTGGTATCACGCCTCCAGCCCAAAACATTGGAGAATTTCAGAACGTAGGATATGAATTAACACTGGGACTTAATGGCAAAACCAACGCAGGACTGCAGTATAGCTTCTCTTTCAACTTTAGCAATTCCGACAATAAATTGGTATTTGTAGATGAGCCGCTTTTGGCCGACCGCCCTTGGCAACGAGAGACTGGCGGAGAAATCGGAAGACCTTTGCTTTACCGCTTTGTTGGTGTATTCCGATCTCAGGCAGAAATCGATGCTGAAACATTGGATTATAGTGGCGTGACGCCTCTCCTAAAGCCTGGAGACGCACGTGTTGAAGACATCAGCGGAAATGGTAAAATTGGCCCAGAAGATAGAACTCGTGTAGGTGGCAGTGCTTTTGCCGATACACAATTTGGTTTTAATACCTCTTTGAGCTTTAAAAACTTTGACTTCAATATGTATTGGGCTGGTGCCACTGGCGGTTATAACCTTTATGAGTGGAGCTTTATGTCAGGTACCTTGGCCAATGTACAGCGTGAAGTAGCAGAACGTGCATGGTCTATTGACAATCCTAACGCTCCTTTCCCAAGGCTAGCTGACAGGGGAGACCAATGGTATTCTGGACAAACAGATTATGCCCTCCTGACCAGGGATTATATCCGTATGAAATCAATTGAAATAGGATACAACTTTGATCCAGCCATGATTAAAAGGATTGGCGCTCAGAATTTAAGGATTTCTTTATCAGGTACCAATCTTATCACTATTACCGATTTCCCTTTTGACCCTGAAATTTTGCAGGGTGGTTCGGACGTTACCAATACCAGAAATGCCAGTGGTGGTGCGCTCAATAATGGAGAGGGCTATCCAATGTTAAAAACACTTGTTGCAGGATTGCGAATAACTTTTTAA